DNA from Nematostella vectensis chromosome 5, jaNemVect1.1, whole genome shotgun sequence:
CACGTATCCCGACATATGCTTTATATTTTCAGGAGGAGGATGGTCACTCGTCGTGTCAATCAGCGCCTCGAGCAGGAACCATATTCTCCGTCATGCGCACAACTGCTTCAACAGCTCCTTGTGCGTGCCAAAGGAGTCGGGAACTCTCCCTGTTCGCAAGCATTCGGATGAAGACATTCGCGCCCTGGCTTTTTACGAAGGTGATAAGACAACTGATAACTCGAACGCCGCTAACTCGAAAGATGAGAACTCGAAAGCTCTTAACTCGAACCTTCAAGGAAATCAGATTAGCTCGAGTTATCAAGAGCTCGAATTATGAGATATCGAAAATGCATTTTTATGGCGCATCTCAAAATACTTTCTCACTCATTCACTTTTCtatataattttgattgtcCAATAATCTTTTGATCTTTTTTGTAGGAACATTTCGATTGCAGGTCGCAGGTCGTCGAATCAATTATTTCCGGGTAATATTCATATCCTGTTAACCATCAGAACTTTGCGCACGTGTAATGTCTTGCTCAAGCTATTCTTCTCCTATGCCATCACTGTTCTTTAAACGGCTCGAACGTGGGTCGGACCAGCTAAGACTTGTTTTCAAAGTTAAAAAAACTGGCTATCTGTTCTGGCACGAGGACGATGATTTATTAGTCCCGTTTCCTCATCAACACTATAGTAAAGGGAGGATGAAAAACAGACGCTGGGAACGCTGGCTCTTGCCCTATCTGCACATACACGTTTTTATCTCAAGATCAAAAGTCACTGATGAAGCTCTTAAGGACTTGctaaagaaaaaatagaagCCTTTGCTGATTATCTTTATTAGTTGTTTCATTTAGGAAACTATATTTAGCTCTTTGCTACCTTTCTACAGATAGTCGAAGGACCAGATGCATTTGATGCCGGATGCAATGGTGGAGAAAGGTACATACGCATAAATACTTTTGCCATCTTTCTTTTAActctgactattctatgctctAGTTGCCCTAGGATTATCGTTTCGTTCTCCTACCCTTATGTGTGGGAGTCCAACTGTTTCGGTGTGGAAGCTGGGTATTCGATCAGTCGTGGCGGCTGTCACTATGGTGAGTGAATTCGTGGAAATACGGTTTATGCCATACACATAAaatgtatacacctattttaaaaagggttgtcagtgcaaatggcaaatggataatagtaaatggcagttctaaagCCCGAACGGTGCTACTGGGTACTAttcattcgtaaaattaaaggtgttaaataaagtctagcaatgtcagagacatacattgatggtctttaatggataattgtttgatttatccatattcttcagcatttagtagaaatttaatgagacccatggttcctttcggtcctagaactgccatttgccaatcactatttgccgtttcgcactgacaacgttttttgaaataggtatataacTATATTTATAGATATTGCCATTAAACTGTTTATTATAACAACATTTAGAGATATTGCCATTAAActgtttattatttcattaacTTGCCGTTATTTTTTACTCTAAAAACGCCTTAAAACATACAAGAATAATTTGACTTATTTGgaaatgctgtttttttttttctaacgcCCAAAGGCCGAAGAACATTGAGCTGAGGCTTGGGTACGATATGATAATTAGATTCATTCTGTGTGCATCCGCTCTCTCCAGTCCTCTCCTCGTCCATTACTTCGGGAGCTTGTCAAATGattttacataaaaaaaatattttaagttATTTTATGCCATCGATTTCTATTTTGTTATAGTATTTGACACTCACGAtgcaaatgaatgcaatggtgTGGAATGGCGAGCAACTCATCATTCTAGTAAGTTTCACGGATCGCCTACCTTAGGGACAGACAATGTGATCTCTGAATGGGAGATAAAATGCTTATCTTGCCCATACTATTTTTCGCGGCTTTTTCTTGGTATCGCTGTAGTTTTTAAGCCAAGGATCGCTTCTTTCATTACTACAACCAGGTCTGTTGATCACGTGGTTTGtggtacccccccccccctccccctacttaccagacaacaacaatatacaataaaacaaatcTTAGCAAATCTTTTATATTGCAGCTGATCGAATACTATACAGCTACTGCTACTATAATGGAATCTACCCCGGCATCCAGGGATATATGTACGTGCGATAGCCGAGCATCTCACTAAGGCTAAGGGATGCTAGTAAAATGGATTAGAACGCGCACGCTTGTCGTACCGTAGATTAATTttgataataatttaatttatttcaaaataaggTCGGAAAATCCATGTATCATTACCCGTATCATTACTTCATCAGTGATAAATAAATTAGTCAACAATCTTAAATAGAAACATATCCACGCTTCAAAAGCTTGCATGATTTTCAGATACCAGAATTAATTAAGCCACGTTACCCACGAAGCACTGCGGGCTACGATGCATTGATTTCAAAGAGAAAAGTCTTGCTTAAAAAGGTGCATTAGTTTTGTGCTTGTTGTACTTTTAGTCCTTTGTATCTTCGTAGAGTAAATCGTTATCACAGTCATTTATAACCAAGATTGGGATAACTAACTGTTTCGAGAGTTtattttggtaaataaagcatAAAACACTGTTTTTTAACCCTAGTcagaccggggggggggggggggggggcttctCATAATAATGTTTAAACTAGTAGGGCTAGAATATTGAAATTTgatcatatgaagaaaacgttgtcgttttaggggTCTGGTAACGAGCAATTTTAGTTGCTTTTCAGAgtctttctccattgactaaagatggtcaaagtcactgtttttctcttttggaTACAATTAATaaagtttgcgaagcacctgcggtacggccgccttaaaaatgacaagaatcatgcaggttttgcaaataaggaatatattagtttccttatatggaagtcaCGCGTCTGGGAAAAACGACAAGTTTTggttaaattttcttgatatggacttttcctaaaatctaTCTGGAAGCGTTTTATatcaagttttgaaaaaacacaataaaaatttacatctctatttttggggggaggggggtatttttttgtacATTTTTGACCTTCTCGAAATAGTGCTTGTAGacatagtaaaaaaaacattcaaataCACCTGAAATCATTAATAAAACATTCAAATCCACCTGAAATCATTAATACAACATTCAAATCCACCTGAAATCATCaataaaacattcatatccacctgaaatcattaataaaacattcatatccaccttaaatcattaataaaacattttaatcCACCTGAAATCATTAATAAATTATTCAAATCCACCTTAAATCATTAATAAATTATTCAAATCCACCTGAAATCATTAATACAACATTCAAATCCACCTGAAATCATTAATAAAACATTCAAATCTACCTGatatcattaataaaacaTTCAAATCCACCTGAAATCATGAATAAAACATTCAAATCCACCTGAAATCATTAATAAAACATTCAAATCCACCTGAAATCATTAATAAATTATTCAAATCCACCTGAAATCATTAATAAAACATTCAAATCCACCTGAAATCATTAATACAACTTGAAACGGAGattaaatattttcaaaaagctTCAGATTTAGCCAtccagtttttattgattaaaataaataactttcattaaatccaagatggcggatccaagatggcgtaTGCAGATGTCACATAATTAGCTAAAAATCgctgtttttttaaactaacatctaaatttggcaaaatcatttttatgttcctctattttaaataaaaagtagaaacaaatatttaaattattactttaattaagaGTCCATTCGCAAACTTATGCTATATCATGtcaatcaatgacgtcacaggtgtcatatattgttgtcatagaaacagtgtcactaataatatatgtctactgcaagataataagattatcgaaaaaagacatacagaaaaaatacatatcgaaaaaaacagaaatattgccCTGAATATTGAACAGATTATGACAActtatttggattttggatGTTCTATGCAAAGGTTTTGAAAGATAGGCTTTTTATACGACGTCATATTGTGTTGCTACTGCAACACAATATATCATTTTGTTCCTCCtgcccagtctgaatagggttaagtTGATATTACCTTTAAAATATATCATAAAACACTGCTTTTTATGTTGATTACCTTGAAAATCCAAAACATTATGTGTTATTATGTTGAAAGAGAACAGTATCAATGGTGTGGCCGACAATGGCACTATAATTCATGTATAGAATTTGTTTTGAGTTTGTTTATGGACCTATGCTATTGTTTGTAATTGATTAGATAaaagatgagtaataaataaccTGATTTGGGATAAGTTCCTCTCCCAAGCAGGTCAAACCATTGTGTTGTTTGTATGGTATCAACTATTAGAAAACTGCCTCGCTTTTCAGAGGGGATATatgctaagagatcacgtgactgagGTGGTAGACTTGCGCGCGCTCagccttttagcggcaaaaacaacaacaaaaagccacTTATCTAGCGCTTACGAATCAAGCcagattttttaaagaaaaggtttacttttatttaaagattttattttttcgtcgttatCTGGCGTAATACATTGGcgatttctgtgtttattttggcttgaatttgccacccaaaaagtcacgtgatcttttAGCGCCTTATTACAAACTATGACGACTTTTcccatttttctttcttctttctcAAATAAGGGCAAGTGTGGAAATTTAGGTTTTCTAAGATTATGCTGGACACCGTCCTGAAACAACGGCACAGACCCAGATTATCACAGGTTTCTCTCACCCCAGGCTCTTTTTTACCTTGTTGGGGACTAACAAGGGTGTATGCTTTTTCGCTATTAGTCTCGCTTTGCAATTAATCGTGACAAGAGTGTGttatgggttacctgtgtggtTTGGTAATCGTGACCGTTGTAAAAGGACTGGGTTCTTTGTACTCGGAGCCACAAGAGTGACACGAATATAACAATTACAATAATCCAAAATTACCGTCACCCCTAGGGACGGTAATTTCAGTTAAATGGAGCCGGAGCCAGGCTCAAATTATATCGTACGGATACAAGTATCACGCAACGATAGCACAGGTATTACTCAATATGTTTCACGTGAGATACCTTACCATACACGTTTTTAATTCTTATTGGTCGCTATAACTATATAAAATGCCACACCTAAGGTACTGTAaagaaacatttcaaaatcgGTTAAATATGCCTAAACGTTAGCGTTTGTCTGGAGGAGATGAGTTCTCTCGCCTCTCTACCGAGGGGCTTGGTCTGCGACTACAAGCCCTCAACCTGCCCTCTGGTGGAACACGGCAGCAACAAATAGATCGCCTCCGGCAATCCACTCGAGGCGGTGAGGAGGCTTCACCTTTAGCCCCGAGTAGCAAAAGGTTGCGCCAAGCGCCCACCAGTCATCCGACGGATCCGACAACCAGTCATCCGACGGATCCGATCGGCTTTTCTGAAGCCCAGCTGTCTGTTATACGGAAAACTGTGTCCGACGCTCTCGCAAGTTAGCGACCACCACAACAGGACCCTCCACCACTAAAAGTCGTCGCAAGCGAAGGCACGGAAAGCTTTAGCACTCCTGGCTCGGCGTTCCCCTTGGGCCTCGATCGCCCACTGGACGAGGCACTAGAGTGCACTGGAAGAGGGCACTCGGGCCCCTTCCATCGCTCCGAAGACTGCCCTTCCGGTCAACACCGCCTCGCCACACACCGCTCACCGCGAATTCATCGTAACAATGTGTGCTTCGACTTTAACCGAGTCACCGGCTCTTCCTGTCAAGCCTGCATCTATCCCCACAAAAGTTTGCCAAAAAATCGCCGACTCCCATCCCGCTCACCAGTGTTACGCCGGAATCTCCGCATCCGCAGGCCAGCGCCAAGGCAACAGAAGCCAAGCTCCGGGTCGCCCAGCTGCACAGTAAAAGGAAGGCAACAATAAGTACACCGATTAAAATAGATCTTCTAGAACAGGAACTATCTTCTCTTCCATAGATCAGGAATTCGTAACTTCCCTACTTAATTCGTTACGTTTCGGTGCCCGCATTAGTTTTGATGGCACCCAAAAATTCCGTGTTTCACCTAATCTTATTTCAGCTCGGGAGCACCCTGAGATAATTtcaaaaaacatagaaaaagagATCAACTTAGGCCGTATGGTAGGCTTGTTCTCCGCGCCCCCATTACCTAACTTTCAATGCCACCCAGTAGGGGTAGTGCCCAAAAAACTTTCCGGAGGGAGATAGCAATCCTTGATCGGCACTTCGCAATTCGCCTGCCGCGTTGTTGATCCGGGTAGAACTTTTCTTAAGCGCATCATAGATCTCACGCGTCGGGTAAATCACCGATTTCATCACGTCAAATTGAGCAACGGTTTTTCCAGGATTTAGCAATTTGGCAGCATTTCACGGAGAACTGGAACGGCAAAGCTTCCTTCCTCCAAGAAGCAATCCGTACCAGCCCGGATATGGAAATCTACTCCGACGCAAGCTGTAGTATCGGTTTCGGCGGTTACTTCTCTGGGCGCTGGTTCCAAGAACGATGGTCGCCTCACCTCGCCATATCCAAAAAGACATACAGGCATTAGTATCGAATGGCAATAATTATTTCCCATAGTAGTAGCCTGCTCCCTATGGCGCTCCGAGTTCTCGGGCAAGCGAATTCAGTTCTGGTGTGACAATAAATCGTCGTTCACATTGTCAACACAGGTCACTCAAAAGCGCCCAGGATTATATCACTTATGCGTCACTTAGTAGGCGTTATTTTGTTGTGCTTTGTCGCTTCGTACCAGGTCATTTCAACGGAATTTCTGATGCACTTTCGGTTTCAGATGGCACGATTCAAAGAGCTCGCACCGGCCGCGGACCAGACCCCTTGTGTCATCCCGCCTTCGCTAATGACCCTCGAGCTAATGACGGGCGAGGTGAAACACAATACTGATAAGGCCCTGGCTATCAACACCAAGCGCACTTATCACTCAGGCGAGAAACAGTTCATTAACTCCGCCTCATGAATAGGCTTTTTGACAGCCACGGGGACATTCTCCGAGCTAGTGAGAGTACTCTTATCTATTTTGTTACCTTTCTCGCGCGTAGAGTAAAGCACGGTACTATTCGCACATACTTGGCGGCCGTTCGCAACATGCACATCGAAAACGGATTCCAGGACCCTATACAGGGTCGCCTAATTTCAAACAAGGTTTTGCGGGGCATTTTACGGGGGCAGGGTCAGCACAAAACAGCTCGTCAACCCGTAACTCCACAGCTCTTAAAAGCCATTCGTCCGGTTTTGCTTAGCTGGCTAAGCGCGCATGATTTCCACATGATTTAGGCGGCATTCACACTTgcctttttcgtttttttacgTTGTAGTGAGTTTTTTGCCCGGGCGTACGCAACTTTGACATAGTTTATAACTTATCTCCAGTCGACATAAATTTCCACCCTACCCCTACAGCACCGCTTTACATGAAAGTCGCCATTAAGGCATCCAAAACCGACCCTTACATGTAAGGCTCCGTTTTGACAATCGCACGCTCCAGTTgccaggcccgtacctaggggtgggggggggtgcaggggtgcgaacgcaccccccccacccccacacacacacacaacggccaaaggcccactttcggttctcaatagagcgtgctattatttgtagacaaaactcactctggtatgtagccaaatccgacataAAACCTCCACTAGAAATACTGCAAAAGGCacggttagatttttatcagaactccctccccctccccccacggAAATATTAGgtccatgtttttttatttcgcaccccccccccccccccccccccaaagaaaaatcctgggtacgggcctgtgtcTGCGATGCAAGAGTTCGTTCGCATCTGTGAGTACACAACGGGACCACTTTTTCGGTTTCTTCCCGGTAAATACGTAACTCGTTCATTGGTCTCTAGCATTCTCAGAGACGCAGCACGCGCTTGCGGCTTTCCTCATA
Protein-coding regions in this window:
- the LOC116601367 gene encoding uncharacterized protein LOC116601367 isoform X2, whose protein sequence is MKLYLSVFLFISCQCVVEVLSGETLQKRRLLSKKVVRKVSVKSIRSCIDECHQEPRCNSLNFKLVGDVNCEMNEEDSSTVALVPDDYNIYYTNDKQKTKPSTPPPPEVIYRSCAELKAARPSTQSGNYAMRVRGFKRTIYCDMETSGGGWSLVVSISASSRNHILRHAHNCFNSSLCVPKESGTLPVRKHSDEDIRALAFYEGTFRLQVAGRRINYFRIVEGPDAFDAGCNGGESCPRIIVSFSYPYVWESNCFGVEAGYSISRGGCHYVFDTHDANECNGVEWRATHHSTDRILYSYCYYNGIYPGIQGYMYVR
- the LOC116601367 gene encoding uncharacterized protein LOC116601367 isoform X1, whose product is MKLYLSVFLFISCQCVVEVLSGETLQKRRLLSKKVVRKVSVKSIRSCIDECHQEPRCNSLNFKLVGDVNCEMNEEDSSTVALVPDDYNIYYTNDKQKTKPSTPPPPEVIYRSCAELKAARPSTQSGNYAMRVRGFKRTIYCDMETSGGGWSLVVSISASSRNHILRHAHNCFNSSLCVPKESGTLPVRKHSDEDIRALAFYEGTFRLQVAGRRINYFRIVEGPDAFDAGCNGGERYIRINTFAIFLLTLTILCSSCPRIIVSFSYPYVWESNCFGVEAGYSISRGGCHYVFDTHDANECNGVEWRATHHSTDRILYSYCYYNGIYPGIQGYMYVR
- the LOC125563135 gene encoding uncharacterized protein LOC125563135; translation: MNRLFDSHGDILRASESTLIYFVTFLARRVKHGTIRTYLAAVRNMHIENGFQDPIQGRLISNKVLRGILRGQGQHKTARQPVTPQLLKAIRPVLLSWLSAHDFHMIYILRDAARACGFPHSSLKGHSLRIGTASYAAAAGLPDWLIKVLGRWSSDCYQLYVRTPQNILLTAAPNDSDLSIVVIALGRMHSASCGG